A stretch of Acetobacteroides hydrogenigenes DNA encodes these proteins:
- a CDS encoding Dabb family protein — protein MVKHVVCWKLKDEAEGNTKQQNARIAKTMLEDLREVIDEIRSIRVGINAPGTPEGNWDLILESEFATLRDLEAYAIHPEHLKVVEFIKKINEGRICVDYAI, from the coding sequence ATGGTAAAACACGTAGTTTGCTGGAAGCTAAAAGATGAGGCCGAAGGCAACACCAAGCAGCAAAATGCCCGTATCGCCAAAACAATGCTCGAAGATCTCCGTGAGGTGATCGATGAAATCCGAAGCATCCGAGTTGGCATCAACGCACCCGGAACGCCCGAGGGGAACTGGGACCTGATACTGGAGAGCGAATTCGCTACCCTCCGCGATCTGGAAGCCTACGCCATCCACCCCGAGCACCTTAAGGTGGTGGAGTTCATCAAGAAGATCAATGAGGGGCGTATCTGCGTGGACTACGCAATTTAG
- a CDS encoding helix-turn-helix domain-containing protein, with protein MLKLDISRVLLLKGGMKPFTFLLKLGFKRAKAFNVANNRNSSVALDDLEQICLRLNCTPNDVLEWSPSRAEDDIADHALQSIRRKDNAVGVVKLVQGLPAEELEAVERFILERAKK; from the coding sequence ATGCTAAAGCTGGATATATCGAGGGTGCTGCTGCTGAAGGGCGGGATGAAGCCCTTCACGTTTCTGCTCAAGCTGGGCTTCAAGCGGGCTAAGGCGTTTAACGTGGCCAACAACCGCAACTCCTCAGTGGCGCTGGACGACCTGGAGCAGATCTGCCTACGCCTGAACTGTACGCCCAACGATGTGCTGGAGTGGTCGCCCAGCAGGGCCGAGGACGATATCGCCGATCACGCCCTGCAGTCCATTCGCCGTAAGGATAACGCCGTTGGCGTGGTGAAGCTGGTGCAGGGGCTACCCGCCGAGGAACTGGAGGCCGTGGAGCGCTTCATCCTTGAGCGGGCAAAAAAGTAG
- the gloA2 gene encoding SMU1112c/YaeR family gloxylase I-like metalloprotein — MLHLKSVHHIAIICSDYTKSKDFYTRILGFEVMSEAYRFERDSYKLDLLLGGRYVIELFSFPHPPQRISRPEAAGLRHLAFEVDNLDEAVAHLAANGVTSEPIRIDEHTGRRFTFFFDPDNLPLELYEG, encoded by the coding sequence ATGCTCCATCTTAAATCCGTCCATCATATCGCCATTATATGTAGCGACTACACCAAGTCGAAAGACTTTTACACCCGAATCCTTGGGTTTGAGGTGATGAGCGAGGCGTACCGCTTCGAGCGCGACTCGTACAAGCTAGACCTGTTACTTGGAGGTCGGTACGTCATCGAGCTCTTCTCTTTTCCCCATCCGCCGCAGCGCATTTCGCGCCCCGAGGCGGCAGGGCTTCGTCACCTTGCCTTCGAAGTCGATAATCTAGACGAGGCGGTTGCACACCTTGCCGCCAATGGAGTTACCTCCGAGCCTATCCGCATCGACGAGCATACGGGTCGCCGCTTCACCTTTTTCTTTGATCCCGACAACCTGCCGCTCGAACTCTACGAGGGGTAG
- the abc-f gene encoding ribosomal protection-like ABC-F family protein, whose amino-acid sequence MISINNVTVSFGGTDLFSSISFMINKRDRIGLVGRNGAGKSTLLKVILGERVPDGGMVAIPSEVTLGYLPQQMKVHDTRSVFEETLSAFEHLKALEKEVEDLTAEIGSRDDYESDDYAKLCARLSDANEHYHLLGGGNQDGEAEMALLGLGFKREEFERPTSTFSGGWRMRIELAKLLLRRPSVLLLDEPTNHLDIESIQWLETYLKDYPGALVLISHDRVFLDNVTDRTIEISLGKVYDYKTSYSHYVELRKERREQQLAAYTNQQKQIADTEDFIERFRYKATKSNQVQSRIKQLEKLDIIEVDEEDNSRLNIKFPPAPRSGQVVIESKELGKSFGEKHVFSGANIVVERGEKVALVGRNGEGKSTFAKILMGEHPHTEGEYKLGHNVNIGYFAQNEADIMDGNITVYDTLEHVAVGDIRTRLRDILGAFLFRGEEVDKKVMVLSGGERSRLAMARLMLEPHNLLILDEPTNHMDMRSKDILKQALMDYDGTLLVVSHDREFLDGLVSKVYEFRDGVVKEHLGGIQEFLAKRKMERLQELERKAAPAQASANAGGVSDGKQSYLEKKEFDRQIRKAENTVTNIEKEIERLEGEVAKMDEMFANPSAHNIDPADPELFKKYNALKKSIEEKMYEWEIAHEELEGLKG is encoded by the coding sequence ATGATTTCCATAAATAACGTAACCGTTTCGTTTGGCGGAACCGACCTTTTCTCTTCCATCTCCTTTATGATTAACAAGCGCGACCGTATTGGCTTGGTTGGTCGTAATGGTGCTGGTAAATCGACCCTGCTTAAGGTGATCTTGGGCGAGCGCGTTCCCGATGGTGGTATGGTGGCCATCCCCAGCGAGGTTACACTAGGATATCTTCCCCAGCAGATGAAGGTGCACGATACCCGAAGCGTGTTCGAGGAGACGTTATCAGCCTTCGAGCACTTAAAGGCGCTCGAAAAGGAAGTTGAAGACCTTACCGCCGAAATCGGCTCGCGAGACGACTACGAATCGGACGATTACGCTAAGCTTTGCGCCCGCCTTTCCGATGCCAACGAACATTACCATCTCTTGGGAGGTGGCAATCAGGATGGCGAAGCCGAGATGGCGCTACTGGGTTTAGGCTTCAAGCGCGAGGAGTTCGAGCGTCCAACATCGACCTTTAGCGGTGGATGGCGTATGCGTATCGAGCTGGCTAAGCTGCTACTACGCCGCCCTTCAGTGCTGCTGCTCGATGAGCCTACCAACCACCTCGATATCGAATCTATCCAATGGCTAGAAACTTACCTTAAGGATTACCCCGGTGCGCTGGTGCTAATCTCGCACGACCGTGTTTTCTTGGATAATGTTACAGACCGCACCATCGAGATATCGCTCGGCAAGGTGTACGACTATAAAACTTCCTACAGCCACTACGTGGAGCTGCGCAAGGAGCGCCGCGAGCAGCAGCTGGCGGCTTACACCAATCAGCAGAAGCAGATTGCCGATACCGAAGATTTCATCGAGCGCTTCCGCTACAAGGCTACCAAGAGCAACCAGGTGCAGAGCCGCATAAAACAGCTCGAGAAACTGGATATTATAGAAGTTGATGAGGAGGATAACTCCCGACTAAATATTAAGTTCCCGCCCGCACCCCGCTCGGGACAAGTGGTGATCGAGTCCAAGGAGCTGGGCAAGAGTTTTGGCGAGAAGCACGTCTTCAGCGGTGCCAATATTGTTGTGGAGCGCGGCGAAAAAGTGGCGCTTGTTGGCCGTAACGGCGAGGGAAAATCGACCTTCGCTAAAATCCTGATGGGCGAGCATCCGCACACCGAGGGCGAATATAAGCTGGGGCATAACGTCAACATCGGCTACTTTGCCCAAAACGAGGCCGACATCATGGACGGCAACATCACCGTGTATGATACCTTGGAGCATGTAGCTGTTGGCGATATCCGCACCCGCTTGCGCGATATCCTTGGCGCATTCCTTTTCAGAGGTGAGGAGGTGGACAAGAAGGTGATGGTGCTTTCGGGCGGCGAGCGCTCGCGCCTTGCAATGGCCCGCCTAATGCTTGAGCCGCACAACCTTTTGATCCTCGACGAGCCCACCAACCACATGGACATGCGCTCGAAGGACATCCTAAAGCAGGCGCTGATGGACTACGACGGTACGCTGCTCGTGGTATCGCACGACCGCGAATTTCTCGATGGCCTTGTATCGAAGGTGTACGAGTTCCGCGATGGGGTGGTGAAGGAGCACCTTGGTGGTATTCAAGAATTCCTTGCCAAGCGTAAGATGGAGCGCCTACAGGAGCTCGAGCGTAAGGCCGCACCCGCCCAAGCTTCAGCCAACGCCGGAGGCGTATCCGATGGCAAGCAGTCGTACCTCGAAAAGAAGGAGTTCGATCGTCAAATTCGTAAAGCCGAGAATACAGTTACCAATATAGAGAAGGAGATAGAACGCCTTGAAGGTGAGGTGGCCAAGATGGATGAGATGTTCGCCAATCCATCGGCCCACAATATCGACCCTGCCGATCCCGAACTATTCAAAAAGTACAACGCCCTAAAAAAATCCATCGAAGAGAAGATGTACGAGTGGGAAATTGCCCACGAGGAGCTGGAGGGGTTGAAGGGGTAA
- a CDS encoding family 20 glycosylhydrolase, which translates to MLVLTLALNTFISFTFGATPIKADSVAMANLKNVAISIKEVPNIGSNSTIPMPAVPKGYTATFISSDCIPVVSRSGKINPPLVDTKVHLYFVLKDSAGNKCDIPSIPVIIPGINKTSTTANAKPFVVPALREWLGGTGQFTPSKRMVLVVDLAHKLELSQTAEAFVSEYTAMFGKKMTVKYGSPKKGSIFLTLSNADTTLGKEGYTLDINDAIIIKANTSLGCFWGTRTVLQLLEQSSSIPKGIARDYPKYERRGFMLDVGRKFFTIDFLRQYVKFMAYYKLNEFHIHLNDNGFKKFFSNSWDSTYSAFRLESTTFPGLATKDGHYTKQEFIDLQKLASQYGVNIVPEIDAPAHTLAFAHYMPEIGSKQFGMDHLDLDNPKTYEFMDALFKEYLSGPNPVFTGKEVHIGTDEYSNKVAEKFRAFTDRYIRYVESFGKRARVWGALTHAKGTTPVKSENVIMDAWYNGYADPAEMINLGYDLISIPDGLVYIVPAAGYYYDYLNDEWLFNNWEPIQIGKEVFPYGHPQILGGKFAVWNDHMGNGISEKDVHHRVLASMKVLGQKMWTGNSNEIEFNTFTDKAEQLSEAPGVNMEGKIKAKGYLALSYTFDSKRITDKSGNGNNAKAGNGIKVVNDGTEKCVSIKGGSTIKLPITEIGYGYTVSFKVKRSEAASGTILFQSPNAILWLSEGKSGKLGFSRDGYTYTFSYTVPVNQWSAIAIQGDSKGTTLFVDGKLVERLEGKKFEFNGGMDKMACIQTLVFPLETIGAKQNKETFLIGDLKVYNKTLSVDEMT; encoded by the coding sequence ATGCTAGTACTAACTCTGGCACTAAATACCTTTATCTCGTTTACCTTTGGAGCAACGCCTATAAAAGCTGATTCTGTGGCGATGGCTAATCTAAAGAATGTAGCTATATCCATAAAAGAAGTGCCCAATATTGGTAGCAACTCTACTATTCCTATGCCAGCGGTTCCCAAAGGCTACACGGCAACCTTCATCAGTTCCGACTGCATACCGGTAGTTTCCCGCAGCGGAAAGATCAACCCACCACTTGTAGATACCAAAGTGCACCTTTACTTTGTACTAAAGGATAGTGCTGGCAACAAATGTGATATTCCTTCGATTCCGGTGATCATCCCCGGAATAAATAAAACATCAACCACAGCCAATGCAAAACCCTTTGTTGTACCAGCCCTGCGCGAATGGTTAGGCGGGACAGGCCAGTTTACACCATCTAAAAGGATGGTTTTGGTGGTAGATCTTGCCCATAAGTTAGAACTCAGCCAAACAGCAGAAGCATTTGTTTCAGAATATACCGCCATGTTTGGTAAAAAGATGACTGTTAAGTATGGATCTCCTAAAAAGGGGAGCATCTTTCTAACCTTAAGCAATGCTGACACTACCTTAGGGAAAGAGGGTTATACCCTTGATATCAACGATGCTATTATCATAAAAGCAAACACTAGCTTAGGTTGCTTCTGGGGGACACGCACCGTACTGCAGCTACTCGAGCAGTCGAGCAGCATTCCCAAAGGTATTGCACGAGACTACCCTAAGTACGAGCGTCGTGGTTTTATGCTCGATGTGGGACGTAAGTTCTTCACCATCGACTTCCTCCGCCAGTACGTGAAGTTTATGGCCTACTATAAGCTCAATGAGTTTCACATTCACCTCAACGATAACGGCTTTAAAAAGTTTTTTAGCAACAGTTGGGATAGCACCTACTCCGCCTTCCGTCTTGAAAGTACAACCTTCCCCGGACTTGCTACAAAGGATGGTCATTATACCAAACAGGAGTTCATTGATCTTCAAAAGCTAGCCTCACAATATGGGGTTAATATCGTACCCGAAATAGATGCACCTGCGCATACTTTGGCTTTCGCTCACTACATGCCCGAAATTGGGAGCAAGCAATTCGGCATGGATCACCTCGATTTGGATAATCCAAAAACTTACGAGTTCATGGACGCACTCTTCAAGGAATACCTGAGTGGGCCTAATCCTGTCTTCACCGGCAAGGAAGTACATATCGGTACTGATGAATACTCTAATAAAGTTGCAGAGAAGTTCCGCGCATTTACCGATCGCTACATTCGTTACGTAGAGTCGTTTGGCAAACGGGCAAGAGTTTGGGGCGCGCTTACCCATGCAAAGGGTACAACTCCTGTTAAATCGGAGAATGTGATTATGGATGCCTGGTACAATGGTTATGCAGATCCTGCTGAAATGATAAACCTAGGCTACGATTTAATAAGTATCCCTGATGGTTTGGTTTACATAGTTCCTGCAGCAGGTTACTACTACGATTACCTCAACGATGAATGGTTATTCAATAATTGGGAACCAATTCAAATCGGCAAAGAGGTATTCCCCTATGGCCATCCTCAAATTCTTGGAGGCAAATTCGCGGTATGGAACGATCACATGGGCAATGGCATCTCGGAGAAGGATGTGCACCATCGCGTACTAGCCTCGATGAAGGTGCTCGGACAAAAGATGTGGACAGGAAATAGCAACGAAATTGAATTTAACACCTTCACCGATAAAGCAGAGCAGCTAAGTGAGGCTCCCGGTGTCAACATGGAAGGTAAGATAAAAGCGAAAGGTTATTTAGCTCTCAGCTACACCTTCGACAGCAAGCGCATCACCGACAAATCGGGTAATGGTAATAATGCCAAAGCCGGCAACGGTATTAAAGTAGTTAACGATGGAACAGAAAAATGTGTATCCATTAAGGGAGGCTCAACCATTAAGCTACCGATAACCGAGATTGGGTACGGATACACAGTATCCTTCAAGGTAAAACGAAGCGAGGCTGCTAGCGGAACCATCCTTTTCCAATCGCCCAACGCGATCTTATGGCTTAGTGAAGGAAAATCTGGCAAACTGGGTTTCTCGCGCGATGGCTATACCTACACCTTTAGCTACACCGTTCCAGTAAACCAATGGAGCGCTATTGCCATTCAGGGCGACAGCAAGGGAACTACCCTTTTTGTTGATGGCAAACTTGTTGAGCGCCTTGAAGGGAAGAAGTTCGAGTTTAACGGAGGAATGGATAAGATGGCCTGCATCCAAACGCTGGTATTTCCCCTAGAAACCATCGGAGCAAAGCAAAATAAGGAGACATTCCTTATCGGCGATCTTAAGGTATACAACAAAACGCTTAGCGTAGATGAGATGACCTGA
- the rlmD gene encoding 23S rRNA (uracil(1939)-C(5))-methyltransferase RlmD, which yields MGRKRKPAIENLEIVDVAAEGKAIGRYNDMVVFVPQVIPGDVVNIQVNKMRKNYMEGFVTKLVTPSPLRVTPFCQHFGVCGGCKWQHLPYELQLQYKHKQVVDQLTRIGHIDLSEITPILGSEKIENYRNKLEYTFSSKRWITIEEVQAGAEINQPNALGFHIPGMFDKVLDIEKCHLQSEPSNAIRLAVRDFTLKNGYEFFDIRNQVGLMRNLIIRTASTGEVMVIVVFYYEDEEKRIALLNHLKEQFPQITSLQYIINTKGNDSITDQEVVTFAGKDHIIEEMEGLKFKVGPKSFYQTNSEQAYVLYKVTRDFAGLTGNEVVYDLYTGTGTIANFVASKAKKVVGVEYVPEAIEDAKVNSDINGIANTTFYAGDMKDVLNDRFIAENGQPDVIILDPPRAGIHEDVANTILRAMPKRIVYVSCNPATQARDIALLAHAYEVKKVQPVDMFPHTHHVENVVLMDRK from the coding sequence GTGGGAAGAAAGAGAAAACCAGCGATAGAGAATCTGGAGATTGTGGACGTTGCCGCCGAAGGCAAGGCCATTGGACGATATAACGATATGGTGGTCTTCGTGCCTCAGGTAATACCGGGCGATGTGGTAAACATCCAGGTAAACAAGATGCGCAAGAACTACATGGAAGGCTTCGTCACGAAGCTGGTAACGCCATCGCCACTACGCGTAACCCCATTCTGCCAGCACTTTGGCGTTTGCGGTGGCTGCAAGTGGCAACATCTGCCCTACGAACTGCAGCTCCAGTACAAGCACAAGCAGGTGGTAGACCAACTAACCCGCATTGGCCATATCGACCTGTCCGAAATCACCCCAATTCTTGGTTCTGAGAAAATAGAAAACTACCGCAATAAGCTCGAGTACACCTTTTCGTCGAAACGATGGATTACCATTGAGGAAGTACAGGCAGGGGCAGAAATCAACCAGCCAAACGCGCTTGGATTTCACATCCCTGGCATGTTCGATAAGGTACTCGACATCGAGAAATGCCACCTTCAATCCGAACCATCTAACGCTATTCGCCTTGCGGTTCGCGACTTTACGCTTAAAAACGGCTACGAGTTCTTCGATATCCGCAACCAGGTAGGATTGATGCGCAACCTCATCATTCGCACCGCCTCAACGGGCGAGGTGATGGTGATCGTAGTATTCTACTACGAGGATGAAGAGAAACGTATTGCGCTGCTCAACCACCTAAAGGAGCAATTCCCACAAATTACCTCACTGCAGTACATCATCAACACCAAGGGCAACGATAGTATAACCGACCAAGAGGTCGTTACTTTTGCGGGAAAAGATCATATCATAGAGGAAATGGAGGGGTTAAAGTTTAAGGTAGGTCCAAAATCGTTCTACCAAACCAACTCCGAACAGGCTTACGTGCTTTATAAGGTTACCCGCGATTTTGCAGGACTAACCGGAAACGAGGTTGTTTACGACCTTTATACCGGAACCGGAACCATTGCCAACTTTGTTGCATCTAAGGCTAAGAAGGTGGTGGGCGTAGAGTACGTTCCAGAAGCAATTGAGGATGCCAAGGTGAATTCCGACATCAACGGAATCGCCAACACCACCTTCTACGCAGGCGACATGAAGGATGTGCTCAACGATAGGTTTATTGCCGAAAATGGACAGCCTGATGTTATCATCCTCGATCCTCCTCGTGCTGGAATCCATGAGGACGTAGCTAATACTATTTTGCGAGCTATGCCTAAGCGTATTGTTTACGTTAGTTGCAATCCGGCAACACAAGCTCGCGATATTGCCCTGCTAGCCCATGCCTACGAAGTTAAAAAGGTGCAGCCAGTGGATATGTTCCCCCACACCCACCACGTAGAGAACGTAGTGCTGATGGATAGAAAATAG